Proteins from a genomic interval of uncultured Flavobacterium sp.:
- a CDS encoding AraC family transcriptional regulator: protein MYTITIPDELNLDNSQPVQVFDYSSSKEIAKQQIILNQNIFSFLIEGTKEVIFDNSALSIDDSKFLVMKSGNCLMTEKLSNVSNYRSVLLFFTNEVVSRFIRKIELNKIDSTAYKSVYAFEYDAFLKRFVQSLVDISKLSKDIQKKILEVKFEEIMLYLTEKYGTEFLYSLTVNSDNVTQKFIQVIENSHLNKLTLKELSFLCNMSVSTFKREFEKHYSESPIKWFQNKRLEFAHYLLQKEKKNPSEIYYEVGYENLSSFTQAYKSKYGVTPKYHLKN from the coding sequence ATGTATACCATTACAATTCCTGATGAGTTGAATTTAGACAATTCGCAGCCTGTTCAAGTTTTTGATTACAGCAGTTCAAAAGAAATTGCTAAACAGCAAATCATTTTAAATCAAAATATTTTTAGTTTCCTTATTGAAGGAACTAAGGAAGTCATTTTTGATAATTCAGCTTTATCTATAGACGATTCTAAATTTCTGGTTATGAAATCCGGAAATTGTTTAATGACTGAAAAACTTTCGAATGTTTCCAATTACAGAAGTGTGCTTTTGTTTTTTACCAATGAAGTGGTATCCAGATTCATCAGAAAAATTGAATTAAACAAAATCGATTCAACAGCGTATAAATCTGTTTATGCTTTTGAATATGATGCGTTTCTAAAGCGCTTTGTACAGAGTTTGGTGGATATTTCTAAACTTTCAAAAGATATTCAGAAGAAAATCCTTGAAGTTAAGTTTGAAGAAATAATGCTTTATTTAACAGAAAAGTACGGAACAGAATTTCTTTATTCTCTGACTGTAAACAGTGACAATGTCACGCAAAAATTCATTCAGGTTATCGAAAACAGTCATCTTAATAAGTTAACACTGAAAGAATTGTCTTTTTTGTGTAATATGAGTGTATCTACATTTAAAAGAGAATTTGAAAAACATTATTCAGAATCGCCAATAAAATGGTTCCAGAATAAAAGATTGGAATTTGCCCATTATTTGCTGCAAAAGGAGAAAAAAAATCCATCTGAAATTTATTATGAAGTAGGTTACGAAAATTTGTCAAGCTTTACTCAGGCTTACAAATCAAAGTACGGCGTAACACCAAAATATCACTTGAAAAATTGA
- a CDS encoding FGGY family carbohydrate kinase — protein sequence MYYIGYDIGSSSVKAALVEVETGKKIIVLNEPQNEMEILSLHPDWAEQDPEIWWQHICIATKRAIREANIDASKIQGIGISYQMHGLVIVDKDGNALRNSIIWCDSRAVEIGNKAFAEIGEQKSMKHLLNSPGNFTASKLKWVKENEPEIYSKIYKYMLPGDYIALKLTGEVTTTKNGLSEGMLWDYKENKVADWLLDYYGIDQSLTPKIVENFTNQGVVTEKASKESGLPVGIPVVYRAGDQPNNALALNVLNPGEVAATGGTSGVFYAVSEISSGKSTRVNNFVHVNYELETPRVGKLLNISGAGIQYRWLRNNMGDETYESMNHKASKIDIGSDGVVVIPFGNGVERMFNNKNIGTHFLNLNLNIHNSAHLFRASLEGIAFSFVYGMDCLKDDNAAINVIRAGNDNLFRSEIFSNTVATLIGHEIEIYNTTGAVGAARAVGLKDGDYNKFGSSITTNDHVMTFLPLKNREPYEKAYQKWKQELELILTTK from the coding sequence ATGTATTATATAGGATATGATATTGGAAGTTCTTCTGTCAAGGCAGCCTTGGTAGAAGTTGAAACAGGCAAAAAAATAATTGTTTTGAATGAGCCTCAAAACGAAATGGAAATTTTGTCATTGCACCCAGATTGGGCAGAGCAGGATCCTGAGATTTGGTGGCAACACATTTGTATAGCAACTAAAAGAGCCATTCGTGAAGCCAATATAGATGCATCGAAAATTCAGGGCATTGGAATCTCTTACCAAATGCACGGATTGGTTATCGTAGATAAAGACGGAAATGCACTTCGAAATTCTATTATCTGGTGTGACAGCCGTGCAGTTGAAATTGGAAATAAGGCTTTCGCCGAAATTGGAGAACAAAAAAGTATGAAACATTTGTTGAATTCTCCAGGAAATTTCACCGCTTCAAAGCTAAAATGGGTAAAAGAAAACGAACCTGAAATTTACAGTAAAATTTATAAATACATGCTTCCGGGAGATTACATCGCTTTAAAATTGACAGGCGAAGTAACCACTACCAAAAACGGTTTGTCTGAAGGAATGCTTTGGGATTATAAAGAGAATAAAGTAGCAGATTGGCTTTTAGATTACTACGGAATCGACCAATCGCTGACGCCAAAAATCGTAGAAAACTTTACCAATCAAGGTGTTGTAACAGAGAAAGCTTCAAAAGAATCCGGACTTCCTGTTGGTATTCCGGTAGTTTACAGAGCAGGTGATCAGCCTAATAATGCTTTGGCTTTAAATGTTTTGAATCCGGGAGAAGTAGCTGCAACAGGCGGAACTTCGGGAGTGTTTTATGCCGTAAGCGAAATATCTTCAGGAAAAAGCACAAGAGTAAACAATTTTGTACATGTTAATTACGAATTAGAAACACCTCGAGTGGGTAAGCTTTTAAATATTAGCGGAGCAGGAATTCAGTACAGATGGCTTCGAAATAATATGGGTGATGAAACCTATGAATCAATGAATCATAAAGCTTCAAAAATTGATATTGGGTCAGATGGTGTTGTAGTGATTCCGTTTGGAAATGGCGTTGAGCGTATGTTCAACAATAAAAACATCGGAACACATTTTTTAAACCTCAACTTAAATATTCATAACAGCGCACATTTGTTTAGAGCATCTTTAGAGGGAATCGCGTTTTCATTTGTATATGGAATGGATTGTTTAAAAGATGATAATGCAGCAATTAATGTAATAAGAGCCGGAAATGACAATTTATTTCGTTCAGAGATTTTCTCTAATACGGTGGCTACTTTAATTGGTCATGAAATTGAAATTTACAACACAACCGGTGCAGTTGGCGCAGCAAGAGCAGTAGGGTTAAAAGATGGTGATTATAACAAATTTGGTTCAAGTATTACAACCAACGATCACGTTATGACATTTTTACCATTGAAAAATAGAGAACCTTATGAAAAGGCCTATCAAAAATGGAAGCAGGAATTAGAATTAATATTAACAACTAAATAA
- a CDS encoding SDR family oxidoreductase — translation MSTKTAIVTGGNSGLGFATAKKLCDNGIKTYIIGRTKEKTQEACKEIGPNAIPVLFDLNNIDGIAEMIENLTRENPIDILVNNAGINLKKEFLEVTDEDFLSVIHTNLLSVFAVSKAVVKNMKENGGGSIINISSMASQYGIPKVIAYSASKGAIESMTRAMAVELAPVGIRVNCIAPGFIKTKMSEKALDNDPERKNKVLSRTPMGVLGEPSDIADAVYYFALSESKYTTGTILPVDGGNSIGF, via the coding sequence ATGAGCACAAAAACAGCAATTGTAACCGGAGGAAATTCGGGTTTGGGTTTTGCAACAGCAAAAAAATTATGCGATAACGGAATCAAAACCTATATAATTGGAAGAACAAAAGAAAAAACACAAGAAGCTTGCAAAGAAATTGGACCCAATGCAATTCCTGTGCTTTTTGATCTTAATAATATTGATGGAATTGCAGAAATGATCGAGAATCTGACCAGAGAAAATCCGATTGATATTTTGGTAAATAATGCAGGAATCAATCTGAAAAAGGAATTTTTAGAAGTTACTGATGAAGATTTTTTATCAGTAATTCATACCAATTTGTTAAGTGTTTTTGCCGTTAGTAAAGCTGTTGTAAAAAATATGAAAGAAAATGGCGGTGGAAGTATTATTAACATTAGTTCAATGGCTTCACAATACGGAATTCCGAAAGTAATAGCATATTCTGCCAGTAAAGGAGCAATTGAATCCATGACACGTGCAATGGCAGTAGAATTGGCGCCAGTTGGGATTCGGGTAAATTGTATCGCACCGGGTTTTATTAAAACAAAAATGTCAGAGAAAGCTTTGGACAATGATCCGGAAAGAAAAAACAAGGTACTTTCGAGAACACCGATGGGTGTTTTAGGGGAACCATCAGATATTGCAGATGCGGTGTATTATTTCGCCTTGAGCGAATCAAAATATACAACCGGAACCATTTTGCCAGTTGATGGAGGAAATAGTATTGGTTTTTAA
- a CDS encoding glycoside hydrolase family 43 protein, protein MPEDSIEEINFDQINKKAISQPLVSHIYTADPSAHVFNGKIYIYPSHDIDAGIPFNDNGDHFGMEDYHVFSMENINSEAVDNGLALHVDDVAWAEKQMWAPDAACKNGKYYLYFPAKRSNGIFQIGVAVSDSPVGPFLPQPEAIKGSYSIDPAVFEDTDGKYYIYFGGIWGGQLQKYRNNNYGQDYEEPLDNETALGPLVALLSDDMLEFAEAPKEIKILDEEGKVLLAGDNDRRFFEASWVHKYNGKYYFSYSTGDTHFICYAIGDNPYGPFTYQGRILNPVVGWTSHHSICKVDKDWYLFYHDSSLSKGITHLRSMKVTKIDYLEDGSIITIDPYDIKKSAD, encoded by the coding sequence ATGCCAGAAGATAGTATTGAAGAAATTAATTTCGATCAAATTAATAAAAAAGCAATTTCGCAACCCTTGGTATCCCATATTTATACCGCCGATCCATCGGCGCACGTATTTAATGGTAAAATTTATATTTATCCTTCGCACGATATAGATGCCGGTATTCCTTTTAATGATAATGGAGATCATTTTGGTATGGAAGATTACCATGTATTTTCAATGGAAAACATCAATTCTGAAGCTGTAGATAATGGCCTTGCGTTACATGTTGATGATGTAGCCTGGGCAGAAAAACAAATGTGGGCTCCTGATGCAGCTTGTAAAAATGGGAAATATTACTTGTATTTTCCAGCCAAACGTTCGAACGGAATCTTTCAGATAGGAGTTGCTGTAAGTGATTCTCCGGTTGGTCCATTTTTGCCGCAACCTGAAGCTATTAAAGGAAGTTATAGCATTGATCCGGCTGTTTTTGAAGATACAGACGGAAAATATTATATTTATTTTGGAGGTATTTGGGGCGGACAGCTTCAAAAATACCGAAATAATAATTATGGTCAGGATTATGAAGAACCTTTGGATAATGAAACTGCTTTAGGCCCTTTAGTGGCTTTGCTTAGTGATGATATGCTGGAATTTGCTGAAGCTCCAAAAGAAATTAAAATTTTGGATGAAGAAGGAAAAGTCCTTTTGGCAGGAGATAATGACAGACGTTTTTTTGAGGCGTCCTGGGTGCATAAATACAACGGAAAATATTATTTTTCATACTCTACCGGTGACACTCATTTTATTTGTTATGCAATAGGCGATAATCCATACGGGCCTTTTACCTATCAGGGCCGAATCCTGAATCCTGTTGTAGGCTGGACTTCACATCATTCTATTTGCAAGGTTGATAAGGACTGGTATTTATTTTATCACGATTCAAGTTTATCAAAAGGAATAACGCATTTGCGAAGTATGAAAGTGACAAAAATAGATTATCTCGAAGATGGTTCAATCATTACAATAGATCCTTATGATATTAAAAAATCAGCAGATTAA
- a CDS encoding NUDIX hydrolase: MEKGDEKVRKTAKQSSGNIIEIDCVIFNFEDENLKVLLVKQKENPGNVSWRLASDYIKKNETMSSTAQNILEKYIGGNQFFLKQLKAFGYSSQSSLQEDISIGYYALVKRGNMLNETLSDDVKWIGIHEITGLNDRHKTILDYSVKELRKNICSSAIGFNLLPEKFTLLQVIHLYEEILNIEINKSNFRRKLFQMDLVNDSNEKEEDVSHRAARFYSLNLKKDEMLAHKTLDFNFYGKSFFAE; this comes from the coding sequence ATGGAAAAAGGGGATGAAAAAGTTAGAAAAACCGCCAAACAAAGTAGCGGAAATATAATAGAAATTGATTGTGTTATTTTCAATTTTGAAGATGAGAATCTCAAAGTTTTACTTGTAAAACAAAAGGAGAATCCAGGAAATGTAAGTTGGAGGCTGGCTAGTGATTATATAAAGAAAAACGAAACCATGTCAAGTACAGCTCAGAATATTCTGGAGAAATATATTGGCGGTAATCAGTTTTTTTTAAAACAGTTAAAGGCCTTTGGTTATTCGTCCCAATCTTCATTGCAGGAAGATATTTCAATTGGATATTATGCATTGGTAAAAAGAGGCAACATGTTGAATGAAACCTTAAGCGATGATGTGAAATGGATTGGTATTCATGAAATTACTGGTTTGAATGACAGACATAAAACCATTCTGGATTACAGTGTAAAAGAATTGCGCAAAAACATTTGCAGCAGCGCAATAGGGTTTAATTTATTACCTGAAAAGTTCACATTGTTACAGGTGATACATCTTTATGAAGAAATTTTAAACATCGAAATAAACAAATCTAATTTTAGAAGAAAACTATTTCAGATGGATTTAGTAAATGATTCAAATGAAAAAGAAGAGGATGTTTCGCACAGAGCAGCCAGATTTTATAGTCTAAACTTAAAAAAAGATGAAATGCTTGCTCACAAAACACTTGATTTCAATTTTTATGGTAAATCATTTTTTGCGGAATAA
- a CDS encoding MFS transporter, translating into MNYISQKLSIKEKIGYSLGDLAANLVFQTLMTYLAYFYTDIYGLSPTDSSIIMLVVGLVAAFIFNPIIGVLADRTITKWGKFRPWILITAIPLGVIALLAFSTPNFSYHGKVIYAVATYTLLLLFYASNNLPYSALSGVITGDMKERNSLSSYRFVAVMFAQFFVQVFMLGIIKSAGNGDKAIGIEKVMTVLAIIGTIMLLITFLTTKERIIPKPEQKSSVREDLSDLMKNKPWLIMLSLTTLVFITLSMKGGSYVYYFENYVNKEQLALFIQPILDVLSKIGLNYFGNDPVSAGFGLFNAGGIIFMIVGITLSKSLADKYGKRNIFGLFLFISTLFVLAFYFFPPTAIGFIFFSQILHGFFYGITIPLLWAMIADVADYSEWLNNRRATAIIFSAMMVGLKAGLSIGGSLTTLFLGYFHYVPNSPTQTDFAVNGIKLLVSIFPAIPFLTGVTLLFFYKIDKKMEVQIETDLKEKRT; encoded by the coding sequence ATGAATTACATTTCACAAAAATTATCCATTAAAGAAAAAATAGGGTATAGCTTAGGAGATCTTGCTGCAAATTTAGTTTTCCAGACTTTAATGACCTACCTGGCATATTTTTATACTGATATTTATGGATTATCACCTACAGATTCTTCGATCATTATGCTTGTTGTGGGATTAGTGGCGGCTTTTATTTTTAATCCTATTATAGGTGTATTAGCAGACAGAACCATTACAAAATGGGGAAAATTTAGACCATGGATTTTAATAACTGCCATACCTTTAGGTGTCATTGCATTATTAGCTTTTTCCACACCTAATTTCTCTTATCATGGAAAAGTAATTTATGCCGTTGCAACCTATACTTTATTACTACTGTTTTATGCCAGCAATAATTTGCCCTATTCAGCTTTGAGTGGTGTTATTACAGGCGACATGAAAGAAAGAAATAGTCTGTCGTCCTATCGTTTTGTGGCCGTTATGTTTGCACAATTCTTCGTTCAGGTTTTTATGCTGGGAATTATTAAAAGTGCCGGAAATGGAGACAAAGCTATAGGTATTGAAAAAGTAATGACCGTTTTGGCTATTATTGGTACAATCATGCTGCTGATCACATTTTTAACAACAAAAGAGCGTATTATTCCAAAACCGGAACAAAAATCCAGTGTCCGTGAAGACCTAAGCGATTTAATGAAAAACAAGCCTTGGCTGATTATGTTAAGTCTTACAACGCTGGTATTCATTACTTTGTCAATGAAAGGAGGTTCTTATGTGTATTATTTTGAAAATTATGTCAATAAAGAACAATTGGCACTTTTTATACAACCAATTTTAGATGTATTGTCAAAAATAGGATTGAATTATTTTGGAAATGATCCCGTTTCTGCAGGTTTTGGGTTATTTAATGCGGGCGGAATTATCTTTATGATTGTCGGAATTACTTTGTCGAAAAGCTTGGCTGATAAATACGGTAAGAGAAATATATTCGGTTTGTTTTTATTCATTTCGACCTTATTTGTTCTCGCCTTTTATTTCTTTCCGCCAACGGCCATTGGCTTCATATTTTTCTCCCAGATTTTACATGGATTTTTCTACGGAATCACAATTCCGCTTTTGTGGGCAATGATTGCTGATGTTGCTGATTACTCAGAATGGCTGAATAACCGCCGTGCTACAGCAATTATTTTTTCGGCTATGATGGTAGGTTTAAAAGCAGGTTTAAGTATTGGAGGTTCATTGACAACCCTGTTTTTAGGCTATTTTCACTATGTGCCAAATTCACCAACCCAAACAGATTTTGCTGTAAACGGAATCAAATTATTGGTCAGTATTTTTCCTGCAATACCGTTTTTAACGGGCGTTACGCTATTATTTTTCTATAAAATAGATAAAAAAATGGAAGTACAAATAGAGACCGATTTAAAAGAAAAAAGAACTTAA
- a CDS encoding YbhB/YbcL family Raf kinase inhibitor-like protein codes for MKKVNLVVVLFLIFTTTIFGQKTFTLSSKDLGGEASKIQEFNGFGCSGENQSPELSWKNAPEGTKSFAITMYDPDAPTGSGFWHWVVFDIPANVNELVTNAGTKSNLIPKGAVQSITDYGIKGFGGPCPPAGHGFHQYIITVYALKTDKLGTNENTNPAVVGFNLWNQTLAKASIVAYYKR; via the coding sequence ATGAAAAAGGTAAATTTAGTTGTAGTGCTGTTTTTAATTTTTACTACAACAATTTTTGGACAAAAAACATTTACGCTAAGCAGTAAAGATTTAGGAGGAGAAGCTTCTAAAATTCAGGAATTCAACGGATTTGGCTGTTCAGGAGAAAATCAGTCACCAGAATTGTCCTGGAAGAATGCTCCGGAAGGAACAAAAAGTTTTGCCATAACTATGTATGATCCTGACGCACCAACCGGAAGCGGATTCTGGCATTGGGTAGTATTTGATATTCCTGCAAACGTGAACGAATTGGTGACCAATGCTGGAACTAAGAGTAATTTGATACCTAAAGGTGCTGTGCAAAGTATTACAGATTATGGAATTAAAGGATTTGGAGGACCTTGTCCGCCGGCAGGTCATGGATTTCACCAATACATTATAACGGTTTATGCCCTCAAAACAGATAAACTAGGAACGAACGAGAATACAAATCCTGCCGTAGTAGGCTTTAATCTTTGGAATCAAACATTAGCCAAAGCAAGTATTGTAGCGTATTACAAACGATAA
- a CDS encoding endo-1,4-beta-xylanase yields the protein MRLINRYLPLLSLIILSSCNVKKEKTAISLKDSYKNDFYIGTALSADQIEEKNAKEDSLIKKEFNAITAENIMKSMFVHPFKDKYDFTLTDKFIAYGEKNKMFIHGHTLIWHSQLAPWMQKIKDSTEMKAFMKDHITTIVSKYKGRVDSWDVVNEALNEDGTLRKSIFLNTLGDRYLVDAFKWAAAADPKVDLYYNDYNNEEPAKRAGNIALIKKIKAAGGKIDGVGIQAHWKLQHPSLEEIEKSILEYSALGVKVAFTELDISVLPNPRDLNGADVNQNFEANAKMNPYPKTLPDSVQVKLADRYAAIFKLFLKHKDKISRVTFWGVHDGQSWLNDWPIKGRTNYPLLFDKDLKHKKAYDSVIKLKDTKQ from the coding sequence ATGAGATTAATTAATCGCTATTTACCGCTCTTGTCTCTTATAATTTTAAGCAGCTGTAATGTGAAAAAAGAAAAAACTGCTATTTCATTAAAAGACAGTTATAAAAATGATTTTTATATAGGAACTGCCTTGAGTGCAGATCAAATTGAAGAAAAAAACGCCAAAGAAGATTCGTTAATAAAAAAGGAGTTTAATGCTATAACAGCCGAGAATATCATGAAATCGATGTTTGTACATCCTTTTAAAGACAAATATGATTTTACCCTGACGGATAAATTTATTGCCTATGGCGAAAAAAACAAGATGTTTATTCATGGTCACACTTTAATTTGGCACAGCCAGCTGGCGCCTTGGATGCAAAAAATTAAAGACAGCACAGAAATGAAAGCTTTTATGAAAGATCATATCACTACAATTGTTTCTAAATACAAAGGCAGAGTTGATTCCTGGGATGTGGTCAATGAAGCTTTGAACGAGGACGGGACTTTAAGAAAATCGATTTTTTTAAATACGCTTGGAGACAGATATCTTGTAGACGCTTTTAAGTGGGCTGCAGCTGCTGATCCAAAAGTAGATTTGTATTATAATGATTATAATAATGAAGAGCCGGCCAAAAGAGCCGGAAATATTGCTTTAATCAAAAAGATCAAGGCAGCAGGAGGAAAAATTGATGGTGTGGGTATTCAGGCACATTGGAAATTGCAGCATCCATCATTAGAAGAAATTGAGAAAAGTATTTTAGAATATTCTGCCCTTGGTGTAAAAGTAGCTTTTACTGAACTTGATATTTCTGTACTGCCAAATCCACGAGATTTAAATGGTGCCGATGTAAATCAGAATTTTGAAGCAAATGCTAAAATGAATCCTTATCCTAAAACACTTCCGGATTCTGTACAGGTAAAACTTGCTGACCGTTACGCCGCAATTTTTAAATTATTTTTAAAGCATAAAGATAAAATTAGCCGTGTAACATTTTGGGGAGTTCATGATGGACAGTCGTGGTTAAATGACTGGCCTATAAAAGGCAGGACAAATTACCCATTGTTATTTGATAAAGACTTAAAGCATAAAAAAGCTTATGACAGTGTAATTAAATTAAAAGATACAAAACAATAA
- a CDS encoding LacI family DNA-binding transcriptional regulator: MEEHRHVTIYDIAEKLNLATSTISRALKDHHTISDKTIKKVKQTAKEMGFVPNTLAAGLRGNKSRTIGILIPTVTQPFLSSLISGIEIAAQKSEYSVIIMQSHDSYETEVNLAKSLYSNRVSGVICSLAMETKDTSHFKQFSNNNIPLVFVDRVPRDYDTFRVVINNYLAGYKATKHLIEQGCKRIAHLTAGSEFGTLYNERKRGYIDALLEHELPVDDSLIISLKEMTYEDGVKACNELFDLKTPPDGLFAPGDILAVSAVQTAKKRGIKIPEEFAVIGFNNDPISEIIEPNISTITHPAEKMGKAAAELIIKNLKSAKEEDAKEITFLNTQVLIRESSDKSKSLGTEVK; the protein is encoded by the coding sequence ATGGAAGAACACAGACATGTAACGATATATGATATTGCCGAGAAGCTTAATCTGGCTACATCAACGATTTCAAGAGCTTTAAAAGATCATCATACTATCAGTGATAAGACAATCAAAAAGGTAAAGCAGACCGCCAAGGAAATGGGTTTTGTTCCTAACACTTTGGCAGCAGGTTTACGCGGTAATAAATCAAGAACTATTGGTATTTTAATCCCAACGGTAACGCAGCCTTTTTTGTCCTCTTTAATTAGTGGTATTGAAATTGCGGCCCAAAAGTCTGAATATTCAGTTATTATTATGCAGTCGCATGATTCATACGAGACGGAGGTGAATTTGGCCAAATCCTTATACAGCAACAGAGTAAGTGGCGTTATATGCTCACTGGCAATGGAAACCAAGGATACTTCCCATTTTAAGCAATTTTCTAATAACAATATTCCCTTAGTATTTGTCGACAGAGTTCCCAGAGATTATGATACTTTTCGTGTTGTAATCAATAATTATCTGGCAGGCTACAAGGCAACAAAGCATTTGATAGAACAAGGATGCAAAAGAATTGCCCATTTAACTGCCGGATCAGAATTTGGCACTCTTTATAATGAGCGAAAAAGAGGGTATATCGATGCCTTATTAGAACATGAACTGCCTGTTGATGATAGTCTGATTATCAGTCTGAAAGAAATGACGTATGAAGATGGGGTAAAGGCATGCAATGAATTATTTGATTTAAAGACTCCTCCGGATGGTCTTTTTGCGCCTGGAGATATTCTCGCAGTAAGCGCAGTGCAGACTGCTAAAAAAAGAGGTATTAAAATACCTGAAGAGTTTGCGGTTATTGGGTTTAACAATGATCCAATCTCTGAAATCATTGAGCCTAATATCTCTACTATAACACATCCTGCTGAGAAAATGGGTAAAGCTGCAGCTGAGCTGATTATCAAAAATCTAAAATCGGCGAAGGAAGAAGATGCCAAAGAAATTACATTCTTAAATACACAAGTCCTCATACGTGAATCTTCAGATAAAAGTAAATCTTTAGGAACGGAAGTGAAATGA
- the uxuA gene encoding mannonate dehydratase, with amino-acid sequence MQQTMRWFGPQDNVTLKDIKQAGAAGIVTALHHIPVGEIWTIDQIEERKQMIIEGGLEWLVVESLPVHEEIKRATGNYLQYIENYKISIKNLSECGIKIITYNFMPVLDWVRTDHNFVNEDGSKALLYNQEAFTYFDVFLLKRPNSENDYSETEKEKALQFGNKLSQEEKELLFKNVLLGLPGSKINFTAQEILSLLDNYAEITNEKLRENLIYFLSEVAPVAAECDSKLAIHPDDPPFSVLGLPRIVSTEDDIKKILFAVPLNSNGLCYCTGSLGADPKNNLERIIDDWGDRIHFLHLRNTFRESETIFRESEHLMGDTKMESIVEKILLLMNSRKVSLPMRPDHGFLHDVDKEKETYPGYSLVGRLKGLAELRGLEMGIAYKLENNIF; translated from the coding sequence ATGCAGCAAACCATGCGTTGGTTTGGTCCTCAGGATAATGTGACTTTAAAAGATATCAAGCAAGCCGGAGCAGCAGGAATTGTGACGGCTTTGCATCATATTCCTGTTGGAGAAATCTGGACAATTGATCAAATTGAAGAAAGGAAACAAATGATTATCGAAGGCGGATTAGAGTGGTTGGTTGTAGAAAGCTTGCCTGTTCATGAAGAAATAAAACGCGCCACCGGAAACTATTTGCAATACATTGAAAACTATAAAATTAGCATCAAAAATCTTTCAGAGTGCGGCATTAAAATCATCACTTATAATTTTATGCCGGTTTTAGACTGGGTTAGAACAGATCACAATTTTGTCAATGAAGATGGAAGTAAGGCTTTGTTATATAATCAGGAAGCCTTTACTTATTTTGATGTTTTTTTGTTAAAAAGACCCAATTCAGAAAATGATTATTCTGAAACCGAAAAAGAAAAAGCGCTACAATTTGGTAATAAACTTTCGCAAGAAGAAAAAGAATTACTTTTTAAAAATGTGTTATTAGGATTGCCGGGCAGTAAAATCAATTTTACAGCTCAGGAAATTCTTTCACTATTAGATAATTACGCTGAAATTACTAATGAGAAATTAAGAGAAAACCTGATTTATTTCTTATCAGAAGTAGCTCCAGTGGCTGCTGAATGTGATTCAAAATTAGCCATACATCCTGATGATCCGCCATTTTCGGTTTTAGGTTTGCCCAGAATTGTTTCTACCGAAGATGATATCAAAAAAATATTGTTTGCAGTTCCTTTAAATTCGAATGGATTGTGTTATTGTACAGGCTCGTTGGGAGCAGATCCGAAAAATAATCTGGAAAGAATTATTGATGATTGGGGAGACAGAATTCACTTTTTACATCTTCGAAATACCTTCCGCGAAAGCGAAACTATTTTCAGGGAATCAGAACATTTGATGGGTGATACAAAAATGGAAAGCATTGTCGAAAAAATTCTTTTACTAATGAATTCCAGAAAAGTAAGTTTGCCTATGCGTCCTGATCATGGATTTTTGCATGACGTTGACAAAGAAAAAGAAACCTATCCGGGATATTCTTTAGTGGGAAGATTAAAAGGTCTTGCCGAACTCCGGGGATTGGAAATGGGAATCGCTTATAAGCTTGAAAACAATATTTTTTGA